From a region of the Schistocerca nitens isolate TAMUIC-IGC-003100 chromosome 8, iqSchNite1.1, whole genome shotgun sequence genome:
- the LOC126198522 gene encoding ETS homologous factor-like isoform X1, which translates to MDCPLTEPLYQALPDPDYSELVPQSAYTDHYSWHSDWPSQHIYEEEPVCFYSRVFGYENDQSYELRQPVVFAPTPPPDIMDKCIQDLSKVPAHEWQNKCVKSWTVFDIMNWVIHEIKSRGQNYENACMKSFRINAEVLCTLTKQEFEQLDPNFGAMLYDALQKYKNVPPPYVPNVALPPIENIRCDMFKEAEPTVNYVEIQNRNYGSTCSDGESDSSQIAQEQKPKRKPVRSPPSRGIRRKQEKKTGRLWEFIRDLLKNREYCPSLICWENYDEGVFRFVRSDKVAELWGTIKENPRMTYEKLSRAMRNYYASGILEPVPKTGQYPKRLVYKFGHAAIWKTAKDYGGNDRVLLQEQSSSSCSGEAARVQIWPFSYELADT; encoded by the exons ATGGATTGCCCTCTCACAGAGCCCCTGTACCAAGCTTTGCCGGACCCCGATTACAGCG AACTGGTGCCTCAGTCTGCGTACACGGACCATTACTCATGGCACAGCGAC tggCCATCACAGCACATATATGAAGAAGAGCCAGTCTGTTTTTACTCACGTGTGTTCGGTTATGAAAATGACCAGTCATATGAACTGAGGCAACCAGTAGTGTTTGCACCAACACCACCACCTGACATAATGGACAAGTGTATACAAG ATCTCAGCAAAGTACCTGCACATGAATGGCAGAATAAGTGTGTGAAATCATGGACAGTGTTTGATATAATGAACTGGGTCATACACGAAATAAAAAGCAGAGGACAAAACTATGAAAATGCTTGCATGAAATCATTTAGAATCAATGCAGAAGTTTTATGTACTTTGACAAAACAAGAGTTCGAACAACTTGATCCAAATTTTGGTGCTATGCTCTACGATGCACTGCAGAAGTACAAGAACGTGCCACCACCTTATGTGCCTAATGTTG CATTGCCCCCAATAGAAAACATAAGGTGTGACATGTTCAAGGAGGCAGAGCCAACTGTCAACTATGTTGAGATCCAAAACAGAAATTACGGCAGTACCTGTTCtg ATGGCGAATCAGATTCAAGCCAAATTGCACAAGAACAAAAACCGAAAAGAAAGCCAGTGCGCTCTCCTCCATCCCGAGGAATACGGAGAAAGCAAG AAAAGAAGACGGGACGTCTGTGGGAGTTTATAAGAGATCTCCTTAAGAACAGAGAATACTGCCCCAGTCTCATATGTTGGGAGAATTACGATGAAGGTGTATTTAGATTTGTACGAAGTGATAAAGTTGCTGAACTTTGGGGCACTATCAAAGAAAATCCAAGAATGACGTATGAGAAGCTCAGCCGAGCAATGAG GAATTACTATGCCTCTGGTATTCTTGAACCTGTGCCAAAAACAGGTCAATATCCAAAGAGACTGGTTTATAAGTTTGGCCATGCTGCAATTTGGAAGACTGCTAAAGACTATGGTGGAAATGACAGG